A single window of Salvelinus namaycush isolate Seneca chromosome 11, SaNama_1.0, whole genome shotgun sequence DNA harbors:
- the ccr9a gene encoding C-C chemokine receptor type 9a — MPIIGDLVTSPMEVYDYDSSFTPTAGEDNPEDFMCDKSPVRAFRGQYEPPLYWTIIILGGLGNLTVVWIYLHFRQRLKTMTDVYLLNLAVADLFFLGTLPLWAVEATQGWSFGSGICKVTLALYKINFFSSMLLLTCISVDRYVVIVQTTMAQNSKRQRLSCSKLVCACVWLLAMALALPEFMFANVKELEGRGYCTMVYWSNQDNCTKILVLALQICMGFCLPLLVMVFCYAGIIRTLLKTRSFQKHKALRVILVVVAVFVLSQLPYNSVLVMEATQAANSTETDCSAAKRFDVVGQVLKSLSYTHACLNPFLYVFVGVRFRRDILKLLRIYHCWPAKGKLSKIQGGPGRSSVMSDTDTTQALSL, encoded by the exons ATGCCAATTATAGGTGACTTGGTGACTTCACCAATGGAG GTGTATGACTATGACTCCAGCTTCACCCCAACGGCTGGTGAGGACAATCCGGAAGACTTTATGTGTGACAAATCTCCCGTCAGGGCATTCCGAGGCCAGTACGAACCGCCTCTCTACTGGACCATCATCATCCTGGGCGGCCTGGGCAACCTGACCGTGGTTTGGATCTACCTGCACTTCCGCCAGCGTCTCAAGACCATGACCGATGTCTACCTGTTGAACCTAGCTGTGGCCGACCTCTTCTTCCTGGGCACTCTGCCCCTCTGGGCCGTGGAGGCCACCCAGGGATGGAGCTTCGGCTCGGGCATCTGCAAGGTCACCTTGGCCCTCTACAAGATCAACTTCTTCAGCAGCATGCTGCTGCTCACCTGCATCAGCGTTGATCGCTACGTGGTCATCGTCCAGACCACCATGGCCCAGAACTCCAAGAGACAGCGCCTGAGCTGCAGCAAGTTGGTGTGCGCCTGCGTCTGGCTACTGGCCATGGCGTTGGCCCTGCCTGAGTTCATGTTCGCCAACGTCAAGGAGCTGGAGGGCCGGGGCTACTGCACCATGGTCTACTGGAGCAACCAGGACAACTGCACCAAGATCCTGGTCCTGGCGCTTCAGATCTGCATGGGCTTCTGCCTGCCCCTGCTGGTCATGGTGTTCTGCTATGCCGGCATCATCCGCACCCTTCTCAAAACCCGCAGCTTCCAGAAACACAAGGCGTTGCGCGTGATCCTGGTGGTGGTGGCTGTGTTTGTCCTCTCCCAGTTGCCGTACAACAGCGTGCTGGTGATGGAGGCCACCCAGGCGGCCAACAGCACTGAGACAGACTGCAGTGCGGCAAAGCGGTTCGACGTGGTCGGCCAGGTGCTGAAGAGCCTGTCTTACACGCACGCCTGCCTCAATCCCTTCCTGTATGTGTTTGTGGGGGTACGTTTCCGCAGAGATATCCTCAAGCTTCTCCGCATCTACCACTGCTGGCCGGCCAAGGGGAAACTCAGCAAGATCCAGGGAGGCCCCGGGCGCTCCTCAGTCATGTCCGACACGGACACCACACAAGCACTCTCGCTTTGA